The Vibrio pomeroyi genome window below encodes:
- the cydC gene encoding cysteine/glutathione ABC transporter ATP-binding protein/permease CydC: MRDLLPYLKLYKKHWFGLSLGMLLAFATLSASIGLLTLSGWFISASAVAGLTIARETFNYMLPGGGVRGLAMSRTAGRWGERVVSHNATFKLLTDLRIFLFKKLAPLIPGRISNLRDADLLNRLVADVDAMDHVYLRLVSPVTVGVLGIFFLTLFLMWFDSSLGLILGSILLIMLLVWPVLFYKLGKRNGGELTQNKADLRVTTLDWIEGYSELTLFGAEERYRNAILETQHKLMANQFVNANLTGMASAALMLFNGLTLVLMLWLAADGVGGNAPDPFIALMAFATMASFELLMPIAGAFQHLGQTLSSARRLNEVILSEPEVQFAEEKLDINKPLDITFSNVTFNYPDSERSVLNAVDLTIPATNKVAIVGQTGSGKSTLIQLLTRYWDPKKGYISIAGIELTQWNESQLRESISVVSQRVDILNGTLRDNLLIAKPDANDDHLANILKDVGLEKLLENTALDSWLGDGGRQLSGGEKRRIGIARAILHDAPILLLDEPTEGLDKQTEQSIMALFEKHFEGKTVIFITHRLIGLESMDSIVLIEQGEIVENGSHETLLDEEGRYFQLRQAI, from the coding sequence ATGCGTGATTTACTGCCTTACCTGAAACTCTATAAAAAGCATTGGTTTGGCCTATCGCTAGGCATGCTATTGGCTTTTGCTACTCTGTCGGCTTCTATCGGCTTGTTAACACTATCGGGTTGGTTCATTTCAGCTTCTGCGGTTGCTGGCCTGACGATTGCGCGTGAAACCTTCAACTACATGCTGCCGGGTGGCGGTGTACGTGGTTTGGCAATGAGCCGTACTGCGGGTCGTTGGGGTGAGCGTGTTGTGAGCCACAATGCGACATTCAAGCTACTGACTGATCTGCGTATCTTCCTCTTCAAGAAACTGGCTCCGCTGATCCCAGGTCGTATTTCAAACCTTCGTGACGCTGACCTACTTAACCGCTTGGTTGCGGATGTCGACGCCATGGACCACGTGTACTTGCGCTTAGTAAGCCCTGTAACGGTTGGTGTGTTGGGTATCTTCTTCCTGACTCTGTTCTTGATGTGGTTTGATAGTTCGCTTGGTTTAATCTTAGGTTCTATCCTTCTGATCATGCTGCTAGTTTGGCCTGTCTTGTTCTACAAGCTAGGTAAGCGTAACGGCGGTGAGCTAACACAGAACAAAGCAGATCTTCGTGTTACCACTCTAGATTGGATTGAAGGCTACAGCGAACTGACTCTGTTCGGTGCCGAAGAGCGTTACCGTAATGCGATTCTAGAGACACAACACAAGCTGATGGCGAATCAGTTTGTGAACGCTAATCTAACCGGTATGGCTTCAGCAGCGCTAATGCTATTCAACGGTTTGACGCTTGTTCTTATGCTTTGGCTTGCGGCTGATGGTGTTGGCGGCAATGCTCCAGACCCGTTCATCGCGCTAATGGCATTCGCTACTATGGCAAGTTTTGAATTGTTGATGCCAATCGCAGGCGCGTTCCAACATTTAGGTCAGACTCTGTCTTCAGCACGCCGCTTGAACGAGGTTATTCTGTCTGAGCCTGAGGTTCAGTTCGCGGAAGAGAAACTCGACATCAACAAGCCGCTTGATATTACGTTCTCGAACGTGACGTTCAACTACCCTGACTCTGAGCGCAGTGTTCTGAACGCTGTCGACCTAACGATCCCTGCAACGAATAAAGTCGCAATTGTGGGTCAAACGGGTTCTGGTAAATCGACACTGATTCAGCTTCTAACTCGCTACTGGGACCCGAAAAAGGGTTACATCTCTATCGCGGGTATTGAGCTGACACAATGGAACGAATCACAACTGCGTGAATCTATCAGTGTGGTAAGCCAGCGTGTCGACATCTTAAATGGCACGTTGCGTGACAACTTGTTGATTGCAAAACCAGATGCCAATGATGATCACCTAGCGAACATCCTTAAAGACGTTGGCCTAGAAAAGCTGCTTGAAAATACTGCACTTGATAGCTGGTTAGGTGATGGTGGTCGTCAACTGTCTGGTGGTGAGAAGCGCCGTATTGGTATTGCACGTGCAATCCTTCATGATGCCCCTATCCTGCTTCTTGATGAGCCAACAGAAGGCTTAGATAAGCAAACTGAGCAGAGCATCATGGCACTGTTTGAGAAGCACTTTGAAGGCAAGACGGTTATCTTCATTACGCACCGTTTGATTGGTCTGGAATCGATGGATTCTATCGTTCTGATTGAACAAGGCGAGATTGTAGAAAACGGCTCTCACGAGACACTGTTGGACGAAGAAGGACGCTATTTCCAACTTCGTCAGGCAATCTAG
- a CDS encoding nucleoside 2-deoxyribosyltransferase, with protein sequence MKRIYLAGPEVFLSDAVSIGDQKKKICEAYGFEGIFPLDNILELNEPSPQQNGLKIGRANEELIESCDVVIANMTPFRGASCDVGTAYEMGFGKALGKTVLAYSNNSDLFLKRNLDQLPNAKQVDDQTYVDGIGMTLENFGLVDNLMLDNAVSGPIELENVTMFYDQTDVYRNLRAFIRCLEQLKSDVKAA encoded by the coding sequence TTGAAGCGTATTTATCTAGCAGGACCAGAAGTATTTCTAAGTGACGCCGTCTCTATCGGTGATCAAAAGAAGAAGATTTGTGAAGCATATGGGTTCGAGGGTATTTTCCCGCTCGACAATATTTTAGAGTTGAATGAACCTAGCCCGCAGCAAAACGGCTTGAAGATTGGCCGAGCAAACGAAGAGTTAATTGAAAGCTGTGACGTAGTGATTGCTAACATGACCCCTTTCAGAGGCGCAAGTTGCGATGTGGGCACAGCCTATGAGATGGGCTTTGGTAAAGCACTGGGCAAAACGGTACTTGCTTACAGCAACAATTCCGATCTTTTCTTAAAACGAAACCTAGACCAATTGCCAAATGCAAAACAAGTAGACGACCAAACCTATGTGGATGGCATCGGCATGACCCTAGAAAACTTTGGTTTAGTGGACAACCTAATGCTTGATAACGCAGTGTCAGGTCCAATTGAACTAGAAAACGTCACCATGTTTTATGACCAAACGGATGTGTATCGTAACCTGCGTGCGTTTATTCGTTGCCTCGAACAGCTAAAAAGTGATGTTAAGGCAGCATAA
- a CDS encoding methyl-accepting chemotaxis protein, producing MKLTLKQKLIGASLSAVVVMATALTWLSANQLFEQTRNGVYLRAESVSEAASEGIKNWIDIRTDIASAFNDFSREDDVVPFLKQARVAGGFDDIFLGTPEGGMYRSHPERNRAGYDPRQRPWYQEANAAGKQIITTAYQDAITKALLVTIAEPVRHNGQLVGVVGADVLIDQLVNDVISLDVGDNAHAMLIDASDGTFLAHPDSALSLKPVSDLSNDISMPIIENAVRTGSIEIIKERGAEKLLYFTKVPNTNWIFAVQMDKATEEANHSTLLTQLIITAIVITLIVIVLVSWLVSFLFRDLNRVSAALEEIASGEGDLTQRLEPKSDDEIGQLATNFNRFVGNMHTMVIKLSEVSAALGNQARQTASQAEERSARIQMQQDEINMVATAVNEMAAATQEIAGNADHTAQNSSEAVGACEHGTGQVTQTQSSIQNLAQEVQIATNVILELEEHGNSINAILSNIQGIAEQTNLLALNAAIEAARAGEQGRGFAVVADEVRVLSQRTHGSTQEIQQTIELLQGTTGKAVNIMNDSRTLAETSVDDANSAAASLTQIHAAVERISDMATQIASAAEEQASVTSEITRNTEGIRDVSNELADEAHQAAEQAAQLSELSHELESEISRFKL from the coding sequence ATGAAACTAACACTAAAACAGAAGTTAATAGGTGCTAGCCTATCTGCTGTTGTCGTTATGGCTACAGCGTTGACTTGGTTATCAGCAAACCAGTTATTTGAACAGACTCGTAATGGCGTATACCTACGAGCTGAAAGCGTATCAGAAGCAGCATCTGAAGGTATTAAGAACTGGATTGATATTCGTACGGATATCGCTTCAGCATTCAATGACTTTTCACGAGAGGATGATGTTGTTCCTTTCCTTAAGCAAGCTCGTGTAGCGGGTGGCTTTGACGATATCTTTTTAGGTACTCCAGAAGGCGGAATGTACCGTTCACATCCTGAACGTAACCGTGCAGGTTACGATCCTCGTCAACGTCCTTGGTACCAAGAAGCAAACGCTGCAGGTAAGCAAATCATTACTACCGCTTACCAAGATGCGATCACTAAAGCACTTCTAGTAACGATTGCAGAACCTGTTCGCCACAATGGTCAACTTGTTGGTGTTGTGGGTGCAGACGTACTTATCGACCAACTCGTTAACGACGTAATCAGCCTAGATGTGGGTGACAACGCTCACGCAATGCTGATCGATGCGTCTGACGGCACGTTCCTAGCGCACCCAGATTCAGCTCTAAGCTTGAAACCGGTAAGCGATCTTTCAAACGACATCTCTATGCCAATCATCGAGAACGCAGTGCGTACGGGTAGCATCGAGATCATTAAAGAACGTGGCGCTGAGAAGCTGCTTTACTTCACGAAGGTTCCTAACACTAACTGGATCTTCGCGGTTCAGATGGATAAAGCAACAGAAGAAGCGAACCACTCAACGCTACTTACGCAGCTGATCATCACTGCTATCGTGATTACTCTAATCGTAATCGTACTAGTGTCTTGGTTAGTGAGCTTCCTATTCCGCGACCTAAACCGAGTTTCTGCTGCACTTGAAGAGATTGCTTCAGGTGAAGGTGACCTAACTCAACGTCTTGAGCCTAAGAGCGATGACGAGATTGGTCAGCTTGCTACAAACTTCAACCGTTTCGTGGGCAACATGCACACTATGGTTATCAAGCTAAGCGAAGTGTCTGCTGCATTGGGTAACCAAGCGCGCCAAACGGCTTCTCAGGCTGAAGAACGTAGTGCTCGCATCCAGATGCAACAAGACGAAATCAACATGGTAGCGACAGCTGTTAACGAAATGGCTGCGGCAACACAAGAAATCGCAGGTAACGCTGACCACACAGCTCAGAACTCATCTGAAGCGGTTGGCGCGTGTGAGCACGGTACTGGTCAAGTGACACAGACTCAAAGCTCAATCCAAAACCTTGCTCAAGAAGTTCAAATCGCAACAAACGTGATTCTAGAACTTGAAGAGCACGGTAATAGCATCAACGCTATCTTGTCGAACATTCAAGGTATCGCTGAACAGACTAACCTACTTGCACTTAACGCGGCGATTGAAGCAGCACGTGCGGGTGAGCAAGGTCGTGGTTTCGCGGTTGTTGCTGATGAAGTTCGTGTTCTGAGCCAACGTACACACGGTTCAACACAAGAGATTCAACAGACTATCGAACTGCTGCAAGGCACGACAGGTAAAGCGGTTAACATCATGAATGATAGCCGTACGCTTGCTGAAACCAGTGTTGATGACGCTAACTCAGCAGCAGCCAGCCTAACGCAAATTCATGCAGCTGTTGAACGCATCAGCGACATGGCAACACAGATCGCTTCTGCTGCAGAAGAGCAAGCGTCTGTAACGTCTGAGATTACTCGTAACACTGAAGGAATCCGTGACGTGTCTAACGAGCTAGCAGACGAAGCACACCAAGCAGCAGAGCAAGCAGCACAGCTGTCTGAACTGTCTCACGAGCTAGAGAGCGAAATCAGCCGCTTCAAGCTGTAA
- the trxB gene encoding thioredoxin-disulfide reductase produces the protein MSDVKHCNLLILGSGPAGYTAAVYAARANLNPVLVTGMQQGGQLTTTTEVENWPGDAEGLTGPALMDRMKEHAERFETEILFDHINEVDLSNRPFRLKGDSGEYTCDALIISTGASAKYLGLDSEEAFKGRGVSACATCDGFFYRNQKVAVVGGGNTAVEEALYLSNIASEVHLVHRRDTFRAEKILVKRLMDKVENGNIVLHTDRTLDEVLGDDMGVTGVRIKDTHSDKTEDIEVMGAFIAIGHQPNTEIFKGQVDMKDDYIIVQSGLEGNATQTSIPGVFAAGDVMDHNYRQAITSAGTGCMAALDAERFLDGLNDK, from the coding sequence ATGAGCGACGTAAAGCACTGTAATTTATTGATTCTTGGTTCTGGCCCTGCTGGCTATACAGCTGCAGTTTACGCTGCTCGTGCAAACCTAAACCCAGTTCTGGTTACTGGTATGCAGCAAGGTGGTCAGCTTACAACCACAACAGAAGTGGAAAACTGGCCGGGTGATGCTGAAGGTTTAACGGGTCCAGCTCTAATGGATCGCATGAAAGAGCACGCAGAGCGCTTTGAAACAGAGATCCTGTTCGACCACATTAACGAAGTCGACCTTTCAAACCGCCCTTTCCGTCTTAAAGGCGATTCTGGCGAGTACACGTGTGATGCGTTGATCATCTCAACAGGCGCATCAGCTAAGTACCTAGGTTTAGATTCTGAAGAAGCATTCAAAGGCCGCGGCGTTTCTGCTTGTGCTACATGTGATGGTTTCTTCTACCGCAACCAGAAAGTAGCGGTTGTGGGTGGTGGTAACACGGCTGTTGAAGAAGCACTTTACCTATCTAACATCGCGTCTGAAGTTCACCTAGTTCACCGCCGTGACACGTTCCGCGCTGAAAAGATTCTAGTTAAGCGTTTAATGGACAAAGTAGAGAACGGCAACATTGTTCTTCACACTGACCGCACACTAGACGAAGTCCTAGGCGACGACATGGGCGTAACTGGCGTTCGTATTAAAGATACTCATTCTGATAAGACGGAAGATATCGAAGTAATGGGTGCATTCATTGCTATCGGTCACCAACCGAACACTGAAATCTTCAAAGGCCAAGTGGATATGAAAGATGACTACATCATCGTTCAGTCTGGTCTTGAAGGTAACGCGACACAAACAAGCATCCCAGGCGTATTCGCTGCGGGTGATGTAATGGACCACAACTACCGCCAAGCAATCACTTCTGCTGGTACGGGTTGTATGGCTGCACTGGATGCTGAACGCTTCCTAGATGGCCTTAACGATAAGTAA
- a CDS encoding EAL domain-containing protein, protein MLEWNSENSRYDMTILGFKVHSVFQSISDDSQSVFGYEALCRIEMQGEKVNIKRFFKILEGFGEKSEFRFKFFLNIMHLRNFRQSSIYDRDTKLFLNVTPCFFKYFSHGHDLNNLYLPLIVEEQVDLSQIVVEIVEDYCPLADIESLHKGTEYLKSIGISFALDDFGTGWSGYSRMAIVQPNYIKVSREMLIEFGMSESIENNLLEELNTITSLQGIKVIFEGIENVESYQTAGRYGADYYQGYYLDLPKPYPVNLVKQGETKPDDKFRLNAYLSKKTRVTSRSA, encoded by the coding sequence ATGCTTGAGTGGAATTCAGAGAACAGTCGATATGATATGACCATACTTGGATTCAAAGTACACAGTGTATTTCAATCCATCAGTGATGATTCTCAGAGTGTGTTTGGCTATGAAGCGCTTTGCCGGATTGAGATGCAAGGCGAAAAAGTTAACATCAAGAGGTTCTTTAAAATACTCGAGGGCTTTGGTGAAAAATCAGAATTCAGGTTTAAGTTCTTTCTGAACATCATGCATTTAAGAAACTTTAGACAATCGAGCATCTACGATCGTGATACCAAGTTATTCCTCAATGTGACACCTTGTTTCTTTAAATACTTTTCACACGGGCATGATTTAAACAATTTATACCTTCCGTTAATCGTAGAAGAGCAGGTCGACCTCAGTCAGATAGTCGTTGAAATTGTTGAAGATTACTGCCCGTTAGCGGATATCGAAAGCTTACATAAGGGCACGGAATACCTAAAGAGTATTGGCATATCTTTCGCGTTAGACGACTTTGGTACAGGTTGGTCTGGTTATAGCCGCATGGCGATCGTACAGCCCAACTACATCAAGGTCAGCAGAGAAATGCTGATCGAATTTGGTATGAGCGAATCAATAGAGAACAATCTGCTTGAAGAGCTGAACACCATCACTAGCCTGCAAGGCATCAAGGTGATCTTTGAGGGCATTGAAAATGTCGAAAGTTATCAGACGGCGGGTCGATATGGAGCTGATTATTATCAGGGCTATTACTTAGATCTTCCTAAGCCATACCCAGTAAACCTAGTGAAACAAGGTGAGACAAAGCCCGATGATAAGTTTCGGTTAAATGCTTATCTGAGTAAGAAAACAAGAGTCACGAGTAGAAGCGCTTAA
- a CDS encoding winged helix-turn-helix domain-containing protein, protein MNNDNSLVINDELHINLSDRSIMNIENKTLIKLRPKPFRVLLYLHTHSGLCISKDELFNECWNGAVVSDQSLTNTISTLRKALSTLEIKNVKLTTVSKADYLLENVVLEEPTNVVVTNDEVAEPAEVEVKTDDEADVNAGVKADVKVEALPLVEERAITEAPTKSNDKRVYLRKVMMLLLAITSLSLIRGCYNTNNINKNMNQRLVSTENISYNLVDHTGILDLDNVEGIIRFNSYKGCKARHIDITVTKNDDGVFETDFSIIYRNKAHNYLHSYKVRNDNSEVRIIQISKILSLCKLSF, encoded by the coding sequence ATGAATAATGATAATTCACTTGTAATTAATGATGAGTTACATATAAACCTTAGCGATCGTTCAATAATGAACATTGAAAATAAAACCTTAATCAAATTAAGGCCAAAGCCCTTTCGCGTTTTACTCTACCTTCATACCCACAGTGGCCTTTGTATTAGTAAGGATGAGCTATTTAATGAATGTTGGAATGGCGCAGTGGTATCCGATCAATCTCTGACCAATACAATAAGTACGCTAAGAAAAGCACTGAGCACACTTGAAATAAAGAACGTAAAACTCACCACAGTAAGTAAAGCTGACTACTTACTTGAGAACGTAGTGCTTGAAGAACCGACAAATGTTGTGGTTACTAACGACGAGGTTGCTGAACCTGCAGAGGTTGAGGTTAAGACTGATGATGAGGCTGATGTTAATGCTGGCGTTAAGGCCGATGTAAAAGTTGAAGCATTGCCCCTTGTTGAAGAGCGCGCGATAACAGAAGCCCCAACAAAAAGTAATGACAAACGGGTTTATCTGAGAAAGGTAATGATGTTGTTATTGGCTATTACTTCCCTCTCACTCATCAGGGGCTGCTATAACACCAATAATATTAATAAGAACATGAATCAACGCTTGGTCTCTACTGAGAATATTTCATACAACCTTGTTGATCATACGGGAATATTAGATCTTGATAACGTTGAAGGAATAATAAGATTCAACTCCTATAAAGGTTGTAAGGCGCGACATATTGATATTACCGTAACTAAAAATGATGATGGCGTCTTCGAAACAGACTTCTCCATCATTTACAGAAATAAAGCTCATAATTACTTACATTCTTACAAAGTAAGAAATGACAATTCGGAAGTGAGAATAATACAGATCTCTAAGATACTCAGTTTGTGTAAACTGTCTTTTTAA
- the cydD gene encoding cysteine/glutathione ABC transporter permease/ATP-binding protein CydD, which yields MDKKKQRSLNKWLKQQSKLAKRWLMIAISLGVLSSVFLIAQAALLASILHQLIIENVDKSELVGHFAGLALSVVGRAGCTWGREIAGYRCGEQIRVYIRQLILDKLRELGPAYIKGKPAGTWATLLLEQVEDMQDFFSRYLPQMSLSVMIPFIILVVVFPVNWAAGLIFLLTAPLVPMFMALVGMKAADANRKNFKALQRLSGHFYDRLQSMTTIRLFDRTSAETEVLKGASEVFRTRTMDVLKIAFLSSAVLEFFTSISIAMTAVYFGFTYIGELNFGHYGVGITLFAGLFILILAPEFYQPLRDLGTFYHAKQQAVGAAESIVEFLETDITKVKSGDTQLDPTQGINIEAQDLKVLSPEGVQLVGPISFALNTRQSTALVGPSGAGKTSLINAILGFMPYEGSLKINGVELRDLDLASWRKTISWVGQNPLLLHGSIRDNVTLGKQDITDQTVQNALEQSFANEFVSEHGLDYMISDRSGGLSVGQSQRLALARAMIQDGQFWLLDEPTASLDTRSEQLVMKGINSNIESRTALLVTHQLAPLQSVDNILVMRDGGLVEQGHYSQLSTAGGLFEEMLNANLAQQDNKGNLDA from the coding sequence ATGGATAAGAAAAAACAACGCAGCTTGAACAAGTGGCTTAAGCAACAGAGTAAGTTAGCGAAACGCTGGCTTATGATTGCGATTAGCCTTGGCGTACTTTCAAGCGTGTTTTTAATTGCTCAAGCAGCTCTTCTCGCCTCTATTCTTCACCAGTTGATCATCGAGAATGTCGATAAGTCTGAACTGGTTGGTCATTTTGCTGGCTTGGCACTTTCGGTCGTTGGCCGTGCGGGCTGTACATGGGGTCGTGAAATCGCAGGTTATCGCTGTGGTGAACAGATCCGTGTTTACATTAGGCAACTCATTCTCGATAAGTTACGCGAACTTGGCCCTGCTTACATCAAAGGTAAGCCTGCAGGTACGTGGGCAACCTTGTTGCTAGAACAAGTTGAAGACATGCAAGATTTCTTCTCTCGTTACTTACCTCAAATGTCTTTGTCGGTAATGATTCCGTTCATTATTTTGGTCGTGGTATTCCCAGTAAACTGGGCAGCTGGCCTTATCTTCTTGCTGACTGCACCACTGGTGCCGATGTTCATGGCATTGGTTGGCATGAAAGCAGCCGATGCAAACCGTAAAAACTTCAAAGCGCTTCAGCGTCTTTCAGGTCACTTTTACGACCGTTTGCAATCCATGACGACCATTCGTTTGTTTGATCGTACTAGCGCTGAAACCGAAGTATTGAAAGGTGCATCAGAGGTGTTCAGAACCCGCACTATGGATGTCTTGAAGATCGCTTTCTTGTCTTCCGCTGTGCTTGAGTTCTTCACGTCTATCTCTATTGCGATGACGGCGGTTTACTTTGGCTTCACTTACATCGGTGAGCTTAACTTCGGTCATTACGGCGTTGGCATTACGCTATTCGCTGGTTTGTTTATCCTTATCTTGGCTCCTGAGTTTTACCAACCTCTACGCGACTTAGGTACGTTCTACCACGCGAAGCAACAAGCGGTGGGTGCTGCCGAGAGTATTGTCGAGTTCCTAGAAACTGACATCACTAAGGTTAAATCAGGTGACACTCAACTAGACCCAACTCAAGGCATCAATATTGAGGCTCAAGACCTTAAAGTGTTGAGCCCTGAAGGTGTTCAACTGGTTGGCCCTATATCGTTTGCACTGAATACTCGCCAGTCGACTGCATTAGTTGGCCCAAGCGGTGCGGGTAAAACAAGTTTGATCAATGCCATTCTTGGTTTCATGCCTTATGAAGGAAGCTTGAAAATCAATGGCGTTGAATTGCGTGACTTAGACTTGGCATCTTGGCGTAAGACGATCAGTTGGGTTGGTCAAAACCCATTGTTGCTTCACGGCAGCATTCGTGACAACGTCACCCTAGGTAAGCAAGATATCACCGACCAAACTGTTCAAAACGCACTAGAGCAATCTTTTGCTAACGAGTTTGTCAGCGAACATGGCTTGGATTACATGATCTCTGATCGTTCAGGTGGCCTGTCTGTTGGTCAATCTCAACGTTTGGCTTTGGCTCGTGCAATGATTCAAGACGGCCAATTCTGGTTGCTTGATGAACCGACTGCCAGCCTAGATACTCGCAGTGAGCAGCTCGTAATGAAAGGCATTAACAGCAACATCGAAAGTCGCACTGCCCTGCTTGTGACGCACCAACTTGCTCCTCTTCAATCGGTCGATAACATTCTGGTTATGCGCGATGGTGGTCTTGTGGAACAAGGTCATTACTCTCAGCTTTCGACTGCGGGTGGTTTATTCGAAGAGATGCTAAACGCGAACTTAGCTCAACAAGATAATAAGGGTAATTTAGATGCGTGA
- a CDS encoding redoxin family protein: protein MKKTLITLAALFLTSTVSAADYLTTSDTAPTGQDNTLTLYYETTFNLVGNSLSVGDYLPSVTLMTNQNQPYDTTAKTVKVRIFSVLASIDTPVCNQQAQDLSNFVKANPELTNNIEFIGLSADTTFALDRFKKEKGITDKLTLLSDAKDHVFGFESGTQINELGLLARSTFVVDKDNKIVHIQRVPELTMIPDLNKAVEVAQQYF from the coding sequence ATGAAAAAAACGCTAATCACGCTAGCTGCACTATTTCTTACATCGACCGTTAGCGCTGCGGACTACTTAACCACCAGCGATACCGCTCCGACAGGGCAAGACAACACGCTGACTTTATACTACGAGACGACTTTCAACCTAGTTGGTAACAGCCTGTCTGTGGGTGATTACCTACCATCGGTTACGTTAATGACAAACCAGAATCAGCCATACGACACGACAGCGAAAACGGTTAAAGTTCGTATTTTTAGCGTACTAGCGTCTATTGATACACCAGTATGTAACCAACAGGCTCAGGACCTTTCGAACTTCGTCAAAGCAAACCCTGAACTCACCAATAATATTGAATTCATTGGTTTGAGCGCAGATACCACGTTCGCACTTGATCGATTCAAGAAAGAGAAAGGCATCACCGACAAGCTAACTTTGCTTTCAGATGCAAAAGACCACGTATTTGGTTTTGAATCAGGCACACAAATCAACGAACTGGGATTACTGGCTCGTAGCACGTTCGTTGTCGATAAAGACAATAAAATTGTTCATATTCAGCGAGTTCCAGAGCTGACTATGATTCCAGACTTGAATAAAGCTGTTGAAGTCGCGCAACAATACTTCTAA